GTGCGCCTAATTCTGAGGGTTCTTTCCCCGTGCGACGACGAATAGCAGATATACAGGTATACTGTTCTAAAGAACCTTGATTACCACTATTACACATTGGACCATCGGGGTTTAAAGTAATTAAACCCAATTCTGCTGCTGCACCTTGATGACCGACAAATAATTTACCATCAAGGATAATTGCACCACCAACCCCAGTCCCTAATGTTAGTAAAATTAGATTTGGGAAATTTCGGCCAGCACCTAACCAAGCTTCCCCTAAACCAGCACAGTTAGCATCATTAGCGAGGATAGTTGGTTTACCAGTTTTGGCTTCTAACCAATCGGCTAAGGGTACATCATGCCATCCTGCCAAATTAATGGCAACTTTGGCAACCCTTCCCGCAGCGTCAGCAGGCCCGGGAGTTCCCACACCAATAGCTATAGTTTGATTATTTGGGTCTATTTGAGTTATGGCATCCAATATTTTAGATAATACAGCTTCTGGTGTTGCTGGTTGGGGAGTATCTACAGTTAAAGATTGTAAACAATTACCATCTGCTGTAAAACGTCCCAGCTTAATTGCTGTTCCTCCTAAATCAATACCGATTACTTGTTTAGTCATTAGGAATAGGGGGAGATAAGAGTGTTCCAAACAATAAATGATCCAAAACCAGAGATTGCTTCATTCCGTTCTGCTCCATATGGCTAACGCCACGCTCCGCGAACGCAATGACAATTGGGCATTTTTTTACTTGGAATATTCTAAATAACCCAATCACCAATTCTATTGGTTTTTGTTAACTATTCGCACATGAGCTATTTGGTTTGAACTAATACTTGAATTCTGCCAATTTGCCACGGGTGCGCCTTTTAAAATACCCGATAAAGCTACAGAAAGCATTAATCCACCGGTAGCAGCTGCAATTAAAGTAATATTATCTTTCACACGAGTCTCTCAGTTTGTTAGTTGTCAGTTGTCATCAGTCAGTTGTCATTAGTCATTAGTTATTAGTTATTAATTATTTTTCCCAATCACCAAATAACTATTGCCTATTTTCTCTTCTCAGACGAGGATTGACAAATTCATTCAACCCTTCACCAAGTAGTGATAACCCTACTACCAAGGTTGTCATAGCTAAACCCGGAAACAGGGTAGTCCACCAAATGCCTGTAGGTAGTGCTTCCAGAGCTTGCTTTAAATCATATCCCCATTCTGGTACATCTTCAGGTAGTCCTAAACCCAAAAAGCCTAAACCGCCTAAAACTAATATGGCATCTGCGGCGTTGAGGGTAAAGAGGACGGGGACACTTTGAATAACATTGAAAAATAGATATTTTGAAAGTACAGTCCAGGTAGAAGCGCCTATTGCTTGCGCGGCTTCGATGTATACTTCCGTTTTGACGCTGACGGTGTGGTTACGAACTACGCGATAATATTGGGGTATGTAGGCTATACTAATAGCGATCGCAGCATTTAAAATTCCTCTCCCCACCACAAAAGCCAGTGTGACAGAAAGCAGCAATCCCGGTAGGGTGTAAATGCTATCCATGAGAAACAGCAATACTTTATCTAATTTTCCACCCAAATAGCCACTTACCATCCCCAACGGTACACCAATTACCATACTGAGGGCGGTAGCTAAAATAACTACTTGTAGTGCCGCTTGTGCGCCAAAAATCGTCCGGGAAAAGACATCATAACCCAAACGACTTGTACCAAACCAGTGTTTAAGGGAAGGTGCATCATGAATAGGGTTACTTAAAAATTCTTTGGGGTTTTGTAGCCATCCCCAAGATTGAAATACAGGCGCAAAAAAGGCTAAAAAGATAAAAAATAAAGTCATAGCCAAACCTATCAGCATAAATCGCTGGGATAGGTTAGATTTAGCAAAATTAAAAAAACTTGGTATTTGACGTTTTGTAATGGTCATGGGAGATTTTTTACTGGGGCTTGAGTGAAAATATTAGTCTCCTAGACTCGTTCCCAGTCTCTGGCTGGGAATGCAGATATTG
This genomic interval from Anabaena sphaerica FACHB-251 contains the following:
- a CDS encoding ROK family protein, which codes for MTKQVIGIDLGGTAIKLGRFTADGNCLQSLTVDTPQPATPEAVLSKILDAITQIDPNNQTIAIGVGTPGPADAAGRVAKVAINLAGWHDVPLADWLEAKTGKPTILANDANCAGLGEAWLGAGRNFPNLILLTLGTGVGGAIILDGKLFVGHQGAAAELGLITLNPDGPMCNSGNQGSLEQYTCISAIRRRTGKEPSELGALAQKGDTEALTFWQEYGKDLGLGLTSLIYVLTPQAIIIGGGVSASFEYFLPSMQAEIEKRVLPTSRVGLQILPAELGNSAGMVGAAKLALGIGDR
- a CDS encoding ABC transporter permease, whose amino-acid sequence is MTITKRQIPSFFNFAKSNLSQRFMLIGLAMTLFFIFLAFFAPVFQSWGWLQNPKEFLSNPIHDAPSLKHWFGTSRLGYDVFSRTIFGAQAALQVVILATALSMVIGVPLGMVSGYLGGKLDKVLLFLMDSIYTLPGLLLSVTLAFVVGRGILNAAIAISIAYIPQYYRVVRNHTVSVKTEVYIEAAQAIGASTWTVLSKYLFFNVIQSVPVLFTLNAADAILVLGGLGFLGLGLPEDVPEWGYDLKQALEALPTGIWWTTLFPGLAMTTLVVGLSLLGEGLNEFVNPRLRRENRQ